Part of the Brassica oleracea var. oleracea cultivar TO1000 chromosome C8, BOL, whole genome shotgun sequence genome is shown below.
ATGGGCTTTAGCCCAAGGCGGCCCTGCCCTGAATGTACGAATGTACGATAAGAAATAACAAGACTCAAATAATAGTGTGTAAAGCATCTCTTTAGAGCATCATTATCCTAGAGACCTTTAAGAGTCTCTTAATTAATTTTTAATACTATTTGAGTAGAAAATTTGGTTAAGAGATTTAGTTAAAAACTTTCAATTTTTATGTCCTTCATTGCAAGTCTCTTATTTAAAGGTTCTAAAAAAAAATCAAATGAGAAAGATTCAAGTGATAAAGGAAACAGCTTTCATTACACTTTCATTCCACAAACCTTAGAGAGAACATGCTTTCAAGATAGACGCAAAGCTAATAGAATTCATGAAGCAATCAAATATGTTTGCATGATGAAAAGAGCAGTCTACATACCCGTAAGCGAGCAACCTCTCCAATTTGCATTCCGATAACGCCTTCATCCCATCGTGTAAGCAAAAGATTTCAACAATTTTAAATTCATATTAGCTCTTGTTATGGAAGGAATAACAGAACCATAGCAATATGATCAAACCATAAAACAGAGGAAAATATTACCTTTGATGACAGCACCTTTACCGACTATGAAGGAGAAAGGCTTTTGCCCANNNNNNNNNNNNNNNNNNNNNNNNNNNNNNNNNNNNNNNNNNNNNNNNNNNNNNNNNNNNNNNNNNNNNNNNNNNNNNNNNNNNNNNNNNNNNNNNNNNNNNNNNNNNNNNNNNNNNNNNNNNNNNNNNNNNNNNNNNNNNNNNNNNNNNNNNNNNNNNNNNNNNNNNNNNNNNNNNNNNNNNNNNNNNNNNNNNNNNNNNNNNNNNNNNNNNNNNNNNNNNNNNNNNNNNNNNNNNNNNNNNNNNNNNNNNNNNNNNNNNNNNNNNNNNNNNNNNNNNNNNNNNNNNNNNNNNNNNNNNNNNNNNNNNNNNNNNNNNNNNNNNNNNNNNNNNNNNNNNNNNNNNNNNNNNNNNNNNNNNNNNNNNNNNNNNNNNNNNNNNNNNNNNNNNNNNNNNNNNNNNNNNNNNNNNNNNNNNNNNNNNNNNNNNNNNNNNNNNNNNNNNNNNNNNNNNNNNNNNNNNNNNNNNNNNNNNNNNNNNNNNNNNNNNNNNNNNNNNNNNNNNNNNNNNNNNNNNNNNNNNNNNNNNNNNNNNNNNNNNNNNNNNNNNNNNNNNNNNNNNNNNNNNNNNNNNNNNNNNNNNNNNNNNNNNNNNNNNNNNNNNNNNNNNNNNNNNNNNNNNNNNNNNNNNNNNNNNNNNNGAAGAAGGAGAGCAAAGTCTCAAAAGGGGACACATGTTAATAACATACGTCTCTTGTAGTCTCTAAATAAGAGACGTGTCTTCACATATAAGCTAATTTTCTTTTATTTTAATTCATAAATAAAATAAGAACCCCACTAAAGACGTGGGATAAAGATGCTCTTAATGCACGACAAGAATAGTTTTTTTTCTTTTTAAAGATGAAGCATGAGAAGATGAAGCAAATAAGAAAATGTCTAAGCAAATGGATTTCCTGTGCATGGTATAACATATATCTACTCCTATTCTGATTCCAATTAAAAGATGTTATTGTCTTCGAATCTTAGCATTTTCTAATCATATTCTTTAACAAAATACGCTCCCGCTAGTACAGAAAAAAAGTTTCCCCGCATCACTTTTTTCCTCTCTCTCTCTCTCAAACACTCCATGCAAGAAGAAAACCCACCGGTGAAGAATCTATGCTCACCGGCCCAGAGGTGCCATCCTTTCCTTTCAGCTTGTTTTTCATTTGCTTCTCTCTCCACCGTTTCTCTCCCTGTCGATATGTGTGTTGTTCTGAATCTTTGGTGATTCACCGGAAAGCTTAAGGGCCAAAGGTGACTCTTTCCGAGGGCTTGGAGGAACTACGAGACTGACTGCAGAGCAGCGGTGGTGATGGAGGTTGGCTTTTAGAGCTGAAGTGTGACGCCAGATCTTATTTTCCCCTCCGGCGATCCCTCCACTCCGACGTGGATATCCCCTCCCTAACGACGCGAAGGTAGTGGTGGAAAATGGCCCTTTCCTCGGTTTTCGGGGAAGGCATGTCGCGAAGGCTTAAAATCGTCGGAGTTGTCAACCGGTGGGAAGAGCTTTGTAGTAGGTACGTGGTGGCTCTTTTGTCTCGTCGGCGGTACAGACCCACGCTTTTGGACGCCATGTCTGCTGAACCGGTTGTGTTGCTGTTGCTGGTTGGTCAAGGCTCTCTTTTTTTAGTACGGAATAGTTCTGTCGCAATGAGGCATTAGAGCTTGATGGCACTTGGTCGAGTTGGGATTGCACCGTTCGGTGAAGAAGCTTTGGTCCGAAAGCTGAACTCTCATTATTTGGCGACTATTGCTCATATTAAAATGTTTTTTCCTTACTAGAACTAGTTACTCTTGGGTGTTAGTGTTTATTCACTTTCTATGGTTGAATTTAGGTGGTTTTTTTTTTTTGAAACACAACTTTCATTAATACTCAAACATTCCAACTACAAATAAGGAAGGAGTTTAACCAAACTCTAACAACAAATAATATAAAGCATACAAGCTAAAAGTAGAGGAACCTCTAAGATAGAATGACAGCGAACTCGAAGCATGGCTCGAATGCGTCAGAGCAAGACCCACAGCAGTGCTAGAGGCTTGAAATTTAGTCACTTTGTATCGTGACGTTAAGATCCAATCCGCACCTCGGAATATCGTCGAAACGACATCCGTTGCATCTTCAGGCCCCGAATGGACCGCTACACAAGATGAACAAACGGCTATAGATAAAGATACACACCTCCATTTAGTGTTTGGGGGGAAAACATTTCTCATAACTGAGGCATGGGGTAATACGGCTCGCATCTCCTGAGAGAAGTATGATAGTGATGAAAGTGGTGTAGATTGTCCCGATGAACCCACCGGTAAATAGAAACTTCGAAAACTCTTCTTATAAGAGAGATAAGGCGTTGTATGCATATCAACAGTTTCGGTAATATTTTCAGTGAACCCACCGAAAAATATTAGCAAGTTGGACCAAATGACCAAACTCCCCCACACAAATGTGGGCTTTGAAACCGACAGACTTCTAAGAAATGGGCTGACCTTTTTATAACCCTTAATGGGCCAGGCCCAGATAGTTATGTTGCTAGGGTTTGGGTCGCCAAATTGTCCGCCGCCGAGGCTACGTGTGGAGGAGATGAACGGCGGGGCTGAAGCTGGTCTCATCGGAGTGAACGGTTTGCGCAGCAAGGCAGATCGGAGAAGAGATGTAGCCTTTGATAGTACAGAAGCTCTCGCCGGAGTAACAGTCAAGATAGACGTCTGACGGAGTAATGATGATGAGGGCGTGAAGAGGAAAGCACAACCTCATTGTACCTCGTGCTTTTTGAACGGCTCGTCGGATCAAATGTGGAACCCCACTGACACTGGACGCCATCTCGGGAGCAGAGGTAAGGAGGAGGTGTTGCTGTGAATAGGAATGAGATTGTCGGAGCATTTCGTCAGGCTCGAGTCTGTTTACGGGTGCGGATGAGCAAAGGCTGCGACTGCTGAAGAGCAGAGTACACGAGTGGAAAGAGATGGTATAGGAATGAGCCGCGGTGCTACTTGACCGGGCTTTCCGGGAACCCCCAGAAAAAGGTACTGTTCCGGTTGGCTCGAGCCAAGGCCCTGAGACCACGAAGATCTGAACAGAGGGTGGCGGCGCCAAACGATGAACAGAGGATGCAAGAGTGGACATCATAACAGTAAAAAAGAAGAACTTGAAAGTGAAGCAGAGGAAGAGAAATGATGGACAGTCCCGACGCCGGCGAGAAAAGGCGTCACCGGCGCCGGAAGATACAGATCTGAGGGTTGTCTCGATTTTAGTGCTTGGGAGCGTTTACGCAAAAATAATTTAGGTGGTTTAAGAGGCAGTCTTTTCTGAGTTGTAGAAAAGGTTTGTCTCATTGGGTAGAATTACATCAAAGTAAAAGATTATGATCCATCTAGGTATTTTTGGGTGCTACTAGATCACTTTGTATATAAGTGTGGTTGAATCTCATGTGGTTGCAATCATGTACTAGATCACTTGTGCTGCTGAATTCCTATATACATGTTAGGCAAAAAGACAAAGGAAAGCATCAATCAAATTATCGAACAAGTCACTTTTTCGTTTCTTCACTCAAATCATAATAGAGTCATACAACTCTTTTTTTTTGTATTAAATCACATTGCGAAACTTGCTGTAGTTGGGGATATTGATGCTTGTCCTGCTATGCACCTTTTTAATCAATTGATACAACTATTTGAGTAAATAATGTGTTTTTTTTACGCACCATTTTATAAGCCTTTTAAAAAAATTGAACAATATTTCTTTTCACACGTTTCTTTTAGTTTCGAACAATGCATCCTATTAATTCATTGATACAATTGTTTGAGCAAATGATGTCTCTTTCTTTAATGCATCCTCTTACACCAATTTTAATTTTTGAATGATACACTTTTTTTGTAAACTTAATGATAGGTACACCCTTTCACATGTTATTTTTAAGTTTGAACAAAGCACCATTTTAATTGATTGATACAACTCTTTGAACAAAGGACTGGTATTTCTCTCACACATCTTTTTACATGTTTTTTAGAAAGAAAAGAATTTACTGTATAATCAAAATATATAATTTTACTAAATCAGTCTCACTTTCTCGCTCTCTCCATTTTTATTATTATCATTTATCAATACCTCTTTGACGTGCAAGGAGTAGGTGAGGGTTTTGTTCTAGTTATAGTGGAGTTGTTGTTTCTTCTTACGTACATCAATTCTAATGAAGCCATAACAAGTTTATATATATATATATTCATTGATCTGGGTTGTTGATAGATCGGAAAGAAAAAGATGTCTAAGCTTATGCAAAATCCAGTGTTCCATGAATTGAAGAAGCAAGCTTCTATCTTCATCAAAGAGAAGATCAAGACTGCTCGTCTCGCCGTAACTGATGTTACTGAAGAAGAGTTGTAAGAATTTATATGATCGATATGTACATATGTCTTATCAATCGATTGTGATTTAACCATGCGCTCTGGATTTGTTCAATTTTGAAGATTAACAGAAGAAGTTACGGGCAGTGCGCTCTCGTTAATAGACGCTCGCTCCATGGCGGTCATAACAAAAGCTTCTTTTGAAGTTGATCAGTTCCAAAGAATCGTAAAGATTCTACGTCAAAGGTTATTATTCTTGCTTCACTATCACTTATACAAAATAAATATGGGCAAATCTCCAAAATAGCACATTTCTAAGTTTATATCACAAAAATAGCATTCAAAAACCAAAATGACCAAAATAGCATCTTTCTAAGTTTATCATTTGAAAATTTTAATTTTTTTATTTTTCAAAATTTGAAATCTTATCCCCCAAACCTCATTTCTCATTTCTCAACTCTAAACCCTAAACCCTAAACTCTAAACCCTAAACCCTAAATCCTAAACCCCACCATTTAACTCTAAACCCTAAGTTTGTGACTTTTGATAAAACATTAAGTGCTATTTTCGTGACTTTTGACCTTGAGTACTAATTTAGGAACATAAACTTGATTTAATGTTATTTTTGTCTTTTTCTCAATAAATATTCCACCAAGTAGAACAAATTTATGATGTTGGCGTTTTAACATAGTTTTATATATTGTTATTTCTAATATGGTCGTATTTATAACATAGTTTTTCTCCGAACCAGTAACATTAACCATATAAATTATATGAATTTATTTTTTTATTCTACACAATTTTGTTCCATTAATTATACTGATGATGACCATTTAGATCCATTGTAATTCACCAAAATATAACATGTTTTTCAAGAAAACTATGTATTAATTCATTAAAAATATGGTTACCAGTTAGTGAATTGGTATTTTTTCCAGAATGTTAATGTTTGATAGAAGAGAATGGCGTGGGATGTACAACACTTTGACAATGTTGAACCACTTGTTAATCAACGGACCACTAAGTGTATTCAAGGAGTTTCAACACGAGAAAGAAATTATTGAAGATGTCATAACGATTGAGTGGATCGATGAAAAAGGGTTCGAATGTGGTCTAAAAGTTCGAAACATAGCCGAAGAGGTACTAAAGTTGCTTGAAGATGAGACGTTTTTCAAGGACGAGAGAGAAAGAAAACGAAAGCAAAGCTTTGGTCGGATCACAGGATTCGGAAGCTCGAGTTTCGTTATACATTCTGAAACTCTGTCTGAAACAAACAAAGGAAGAGACGGCTCGTTCTTGAGTGACCACCAAACTTGTGAAAATGATTGTAACGTTGATGATCATCCTTTCGTGGAGAAAGAACACAATACTGCTAAACTCTTGGTTTCTTCTTCGACCTAGCTAAGATGTATTGTTCTTGTTTGTATAATAGTAAAATCCCTAATAAGAAGCATATAAACGTTTGTTGATAATGTGATATAAGCATGCAGATACAAGTTTTCATTGATATGCCTTATGTAGTCATATAGAAACAAGTTTTTCAATGAGCGTGATTTTATCAACTTAGTTTGGACTTTGGATTCTGATTACATAGTTGTCGATGAAATAATCTTCACTGCAAATACTAAGATCGAAATATTTTTATATTTAATTTTGAATGACACCCTCATCTGTAAAAAAAACAATTAGTTGAAATACTATGCTACTATATAAAAATGATTTACAAAATATAAACAAGTGTTTCATTGATATGCCTTACGTAGTCATATAGAAACAAGTTTTTTCAATGTGTGATTTTATCATAGTTGGACTTTGGATTTTGATTGTATAGTTTGTTCATGAAATTAAATAGTCTTCACTGCAAAGACTCGTACCAAAATATTTTGTTTTATTTCATATTTTTGAATGACACCTCCTTGTTTAATTATTTACACCCTCAAATCCAAAATGTACACACAATTGAATTATTTTTATATGATTAAACTAGGGCCGGCTCGGGCTACGCCCGGTTTTTTTGTTTAAATTTTAATTTTGATTATATTTTGTATGTTTATTTAATATATATAAATAATATAAATAGATATATTATTATTTTTTAAAAAAAATTCATTGTTATTGTCTTACGAATTTCAAATTTCAAATTTCAGTATCCAAATTGTTTTATTTTTGTTATTGTAAAATATATAGGTGGTAAACAAAATGAACAAAAATTAATTAAATTTTGAACATGATATGACCTCACTCATACAATGTAAGAGAAAGACGTTTGTTTCGTAAGACATCGAGAACCAACTGGTTAAGATCTTAAACAAAAAAGTCTTGTTTTTAGACGAAGCCTGATCCAAACAGAATGAAGCAATGATTATAGGAGTCTGCCATGTGTCGGCAAAAGCTCTTCCCTCCGTGTTGACGTGGCGCAAGGAGGAAAGATAAAAGCTAACTTTATAGTATAAGATAAGACACTCATATTAATTTAACTGAACCGACTCCGGTTTAGGCCTGGGCGTTCGGGTCTCCGGGTCGGGTTCGGGCCGGTTCTTTTCGGGTCCGGGTCTTTTCGGATCCTAAATATTTAGACCCAATAGGTACTTAGAAATTTTCGGTTCGGGTTCGGGTCGATTCTTCTCGGGTCCGGGTCGGTTCGGGTCTATGATTAAAATACCCATAAAATACCCGTAATTTTTCGGGTCCATATCGGGTCCGGGTCGGATTCGGATATTTAGGATCTGAAAAGGACATGATATACCCAATTCCATCAACTTTAGTTGAATATTTGTCATATATATCTAAAATTTTACAAAACAGCTTAAATGAAACTATTAATAATTAAAATAAAACATTTTAAAACTCTAAATTTTACATTTTAAAGCTTTATATTATTTAAAAAATGTTAAAAAATAATAACAAATGTTGTTCACAAAAGATATTTCAACTAAATCATAAAATAATATATATAAAATAGAACACAAAAACATCATAGTTTTAGATATACATGTTTTTAAGTCGGGTACAAATCGGTTCTTATCGGGTCGGTTTTCGGTTCGGGTTCTTTCGGGTAAAAAAAATTTAGATCCAAAAGGTACTTGTACATTTTCAGTCCGGTTCCGGGTCGGGTATTTTTTGGTCGGTTCCGGTTCGGATCTTCGGGTCCAGGTTAAAATGCCCAGGCCTACTCCGGTTATTCTATGATGGATCATACGAGGAGCTCACGTGATTCTAACTGGAAGCTCACGTGATCTATTAGTCCTCCTCAGATCAGATCTCGCGACGGCGTCGTATCAAGCGCGATTCCGGCGGCAATTCCCAGTTGCTTCTTGACGCTTCGTTTCGGCTCTCTTTGATGTGGTTGAAGGACAATGAGATCTCATCACCAAGGCGGCCGCAGCAAGCTAACGGTTCTCCAACTTCTATGCGCCGTCGCAGTTTTCTCCGTTCTCCTCTTCACCATCCAGTCTTCCTTCTTCTCAGGTCATCATCTTTTCACTTTCCTTACTTTCGATTCCGTACGCTTCATCATCTCCTAACTATTACTGATTCTCTTCATCTCGCAGATAATGCGAATCGCAAAGTAAACATTCTCCGCCCGGAAGATATTCAGATCTTATCGGAGTTTCAGTCCAGCGTTCAACAGTGCGTGGTTTGTCTCCTCTCTCTCTCTCTCTCTCTCTCTCTCTCTCTCTACCTCTTTGATTGCTAAGCACTTAGTTTCGTTATAGATTCGTAATTTGGATTTAGATCGATCCCATGCGTAAGAGACGGCGTTTGCTATAACGAAGTTTGATTTTGATGTATTGGTAATGTATGAATGAACTTTCGGATCTGAGCATTTTGAAATCTGGTGAAGTGAGAAAGGTTGTGGAAGCTAGCTAATAACTATACTGATCTGCTTTCTCTGGATGATATTGAATTAAGCTAATTTATGATAGAATCATGTTTTGTAAGTGAAGATTAATGTTTACTTATCGAGCTAAATTTTAATGAGCATTTCAAGTCTGGAGAAGTGAAGCATTGTGGAAGCTAACTCCTATTTGCTTTCTCTTGATGTCAAATAAGCTAATGTGCTAACATATTTATACGATAAGAATCATTTTTTTTTTTAAGTCAATAAGGAATGCTATTTTACGAGCTATGACGACTAATTTTTTTACCATTTTTTGTTCTTACTCTTTCCAACTTTGATTTGTGTTGGAGGAACCTAGTTTATGGGATTCTGGTGAAATAGTTTAGTTTGGAAGCTCGTGTGTGTTGGGAGTTGGAATAATTGTTTAGAGTGTTTATGCAGGGGGACAGAGGGCTTGGACTCTCTGCTCATATTATCGATCACTGCAATTTGATCCTCAAGTTCCCTCAAGGCACTAACAGCACTTGGGTAATGTTTACACTTGTCTGGTTTCTTTTTTGAGATTTCAATTGATGCAAGTTTCTCACTTATATTCATTCTTCTTTCAATGACAGTACAATGCACAGTTTAAGATTTTTGAACCGTTGGAGTTCAAGTATAATGTTTGTGAGGCAGTTCTCCTATGGGAGCAGGTTCGTACTTCTTTCTTTCTCTGACTATGTTTTCTTGTTTGGGGACTTCTCAGGATTCTAATGTGTCTGAGTAATGCAGTACCGCAATATGACTACAGTGTTGACAAGAGAATACCTTGATGTACGCCCTAATGGATGGTTGGACTATGCAGCTATGAGAATTGCACAGCTGTATGATCTCCCGAACGCCCTGTCTGATTGTATGCTTTGTGTCATTTGTTCTTTCTTGTTGAGTTTTTTTTTGATATTCCGGGTTTCAGGGGAGCTGATAAGTGTTATAATCGTACATTGTGTGAGGAGCATCTTAATGTGATCCTTCCAGCAAAGCCTCCTTTCCACCCAAGACAGTTTCATAAATGCGCAGTCGTCGGAAATTCCGGAGATTTGTTGAAAACAGAGTTCGGAGAAGAGATCGACAGTCATGATGCTGTATTCCGAGATAATGAAGCTCCTGTCAATGAGGTGATATGTCTAACATTTCGCTGAGTTTACCGGTTGACGTTACTACGTGGTCTTGAATTGGTGATATTTTGTTGCTGGCATTGCTTATATTCACGTTATTTTATTGCAGAAGTATGCTAAGTACGTAGGAGTGAAAAGAGATTTCCGACTAGTTGTTCGTGGTGCGGCTCGTAACATGGTTAAGATTCTCAATGGGTCTGGTCAGTACTCATAATCTAAAGAAATAATGATTCATCTTTCTTCAAGCACTCATTGCAGCTCTGCCCTTGTGATGTAACCTTCTGTAACCCGTCATTGACTGCAGACAATGAGGTGCTTATAATCAAAAGTGTGACCCACCGAGACTTCAACGAAATGATAAAGGCATGGTCACTGTTTTCTCTCATCTTTTTCTTCCAACAGTTTCCACTTTCTTATGCGGTTTGGTATTTATCTTGTAACAGACTATACCAAACCCTGTTTATCTTTTCCAAGGAATTGTCCTACGAAGAGGTGCCAAAGGAACAGGGATGAAGTCCATTGAACTTGCACTGTCCATGTGCGATATTGTCGACATATATGGTTTCACCGTCGATCCTGGATACACAGAGTGGCAAGTGTTCTAAACCTCTCTTTGCTGTCTCCCTCATTTCCAAACCTCTTTTATGAGAATACCTCACTTTTGTGTCTTTATTATCAATGTAGGACGCGTTACTTCTCCACGCCAAGGAAAGGGCACAACCCACTTCAAGGAAGAGCATACTACCAACTTCTAGAGTGTCTTGGTGTACATATAACTTTCCAAAACCTTTATCTCTATTATTCTCTCTAAACGTTAAGCCTTTGTGGTCTTTCTGAAGAAACCATTGCTTGGCAGGTAATACGGATCCATTCTCCCATGAGGTCCGAGAGAAAGGAAGACTGGTCGAGCGTGCCAAGTCGTGAAATGATAACCCGAGCTCACGCCTCCGCCTTACGCCTACAAAGGAGCCAACAGACAACTAGTTTGAAGAAGGATGGGTTAGGACAGTTCGGTAACTGCAAGGTGTGGGGCGACGCAGACCCTAGAAAAGGACCCGTGTCAGGATCTCCAGACATGAGTGAGGTTAGGAAGAAGTCCGATTACAAGAAATGGGAAGTGATGCCGTTTAAGAGCTTGAGAAAAGAAGCAAGGGATCACTATATACAAATGCAAGGCGTGTCACAGTACAAGATGGATGGGAATAAACTTGACGATCTTGTTTGCGTGAGGCATCGTCCGCTAGAATCAGAGACGTAAATGTTGGTTTTTTCAATACCATCGTTGGCTGATAAAAGTAGAATGTAATGTTTTTTTGTTGAAGCAAAGTTCTGCACGTAACATATCATTACTAGTCTTGTTTTTTTGTTGAAGCAAGATTTCACAAAGAAAGTGAGTATTGTTTCTAAATTAAATAGTTTCATTAGATAAGCAATAACCTGTATAATCCAGTCTTTCGAAAATGTTAACAAGAACTACATCAACAGTACTGACGTTGATACCTCGCATTGCATGTAAATCCTCAGCCTCACACTGCCTATGTTCCTCCTCTCCATCTACTTACGCTATTAACCTTCTTGTTTCATCAGAAGGCAAAACCATTGGTTAATAGATCGCTCAAGTGAATGCTATCGCCGATATTCTCCGAAGTGGATATATGGTCACTGAGCCTCTCTCGTTCTTCTGCACTCCTAGGGAATCTTTTTTTTTTCAGTGACCCAATCCATGAAAACTTTATCTTAGGGGTATTTTGAACTTCAATGCTGTGGTTACCTTTTGCTAATTACTGTTGAATCCTAAAACAGGTAATCTAGTTTAAGAACGTAACCAAACAATGAATGAGAGTTTAGAGGTCAAAAATTTTGTTTATTGAAGTGTTTGAGGGTTTGCCGAAAAGGAGATACAAAAGAAAAGACTAAGAACTCGTCGTCAATAAATATTTCTCTTTCGTTCCACCTTCCTCCATCATTACGTTTCTG
Proteins encoded:
- the LOC106307688 gene encoding uncharacterized protein LOC106307688, translating into MRSHHQGGRSKLTVLQLLCAVAVFSVLLFTIQSSFFSDNANRKVNILRPEDIQILSEFQSSVQQCVGDRGLGLSAHIIDHCNLILKFPQGTNSTWYNAQFKIFEPLEFKYNVCEAVLLWEQYRNMTTVLTREYLDVRPNGWLDYAAMRIAQLGADKCYNRTLCEEHLNVILPAKPPFHPRQFHKCAVVGNSGDLLKTEFGEEIDSHDAVFRDNEAPVNEKYAKYVGVKRDFRLVVRGAARNMVKILNGSDNEVLIIKSVTHRDFNEMIKTIPNPVYLFQGIVLRRGAKGTGMKSIELALSMCDIVDIYGFTVDPGYTEWTRYFSTPRKGHNPLQGRAYYQLLECLGVIRIHSPMRSERKEDWSSVPSREMITRAHASALRLQRSQQTTSLKKDGLGQFGNCKVWGDADPRKGPVSGSPDMSEVRKKSDYKKWEVMPFKSLRKEARDHYIQMQGVSQYKMDGNKLDDLVCVRHRPLESET
- the LOC106311170 gene encoding clathrin interactor 1, translating into MSKLMQNPVFHELKKQASIFIKEKIKTARLAVTDVTEEELLTEEVTGSALSLIDARSMAVITKASFEVDQFQRIVKILRQRMLMFDRREWRGMYNTLTMLNHLLINGPLSVFKEFQHEKEIIEDVITIEWIDEKGFECGLKVRNIAEEVLKLLEDETFFKDERERKRKQSFGRITGFGSSSFVIHSETLSETNKGRDGSFLSDHQTCENDCNVDDHPFVEKEHNTAKLLVSSST